From Juglans regia cultivar Chandler chromosome 8, Walnut 2.0, whole genome shotgun sequence, the proteins below share one genomic window:
- the LOC109012949 gene encoding class V chitinase CHIT5a-like yields the protein MANLGFIPLLTLVIFYTINVGDGDATSVARPPNLPMSPSSSPPMPYQPLAPTPDFNQPPSNSDTTLEPAPAPYPYHHPRSSLVIKAAYWPSFDAFPASAIDTSYFTHLYYAFLLPDPITYKLNVTQFDQVKIPEFMGALGTKIPPIITLLSIGGGGNDPTVFSRMASSWATRKTFIDSTIEVARKYGFHGVDLDWEFPANEEDMSNLALLYKQWRETLVDEARTCGKSRLLLTSAVYYASKFTFDVPRSYPTYAISRYVDWVSPMCFDYHGTWENFTGEHSALFDPNTNLSTSYGIGSWIQSGVPPSQLVMGLPLYGRTWTLQDPDTNGIGAPTLGPGLGGGILNYDQIFDFNRWNSPTVKFDHETVSYYSYFGDSWIGYDDVLSIRLKIRVARSWQLRGYFFWALGQDKDWTISRQASNAWDIDEY from the exons ATGGCTAACTTAGGATTCATACCACTTCTAACTCTTGTAATCTTCTACACAATTAATGTTGGAGATGGTGATGCAACCTCTGTGGCAAGGCCCCCAAATCTTCCAATgtctccttcttcttccccacCCATGCCCTACCAGCCACTTGCACCAACTCCAGATTTTAACCAACCTCCTTCAAATTCTGATACAACTTTGGAGCCAGCACCAGCACCATACCCATATCATCATCCTCGTTCATCTCTAGTAATCAAAGCTGCCTATTGGCCATCTTTCGATGCATTTCCAGCATCCGCCATTGATACCTCATACTTCACCCACCTTTATTATGCATTCCTGTTGCCTGACCCCATTACATATAAACTCAATGTTACCCAATTTGACCAAGTAAAGATCCCCGAGTTCATGGGTGCACTTGGGACCAAAATCCCACCCATCATAACCTTACTATCCATAGGAGGAGGCGGTAATGACCCGACTGTATTCTCTAGAATGGCAAGCAGTTGGGCAACACGCAAAACTTTTATCGATTCCACCATTGAAGTTGCTCGAAAATATGGGTTCCACGGTGTTGATCTTGATTGGGAATTCCCGGCTAATGAGGAGGACATGTCAAACCTTGCCTTGCTATACAAGCAATGGCGAGAAACCCTAGTTGATGAAGCTAGGACTTGTGGAAAGTCACGTTTACTTTTAACTTCTGCAGTATACTATGCTTCGAAGTTTACCTTTGATGTGCCTCGGTCGTATCCAACTTATGCTATAAGTAGATATGTGGATTGGGTTAGTCCAATGTGCTTTGATTATCATGGGACATGGGAAAATTTCACTGGGGAGCACTCAGCACTGTTTGATCCTAATACTAATCTTAGCACAAGTTATGGAATCGGGTCATGGATCCAATCCGGTGTACCACCCAGTCAGCTAGTTATGGGTCTACCATTATACGGGCGGACATGGACACTCCAGGATCCGGACACTAATGGGATTGGAGCACCCACGTTAGGCCCCGGGCTTGGAGGTGGTATCTTGAATTATGATCAAATATTTGATTTCAATAGGTGGAACAGTCCGACGGTTAAATTTGACCACGAAACGGTGTCGTATTATTCCTACTTTGGAGACTCTTGGATCGGGTATGATGATGTCCTGTCGATAAGGTTGAAGATCCGGGTCGCCCGGTCTTGGCAGTTAAGAGGATATTTCTTTTGGGCCCTCGGGCAGGATAAGGACTGGACCATCTCAAGACAAG cTTCGAATGCATGGGACATTGATGAATATTGA
- the LOC109012847 gene encoding zinc finger protein 3-like produces METRRKEPCNSIFSANQEAYPCPNTPQQYPEENKHLGVTEEDEGHEKETTKLDIFLDLNVCSHEDQSDRGFDAELNLIDCLDVGSSQNIPSSETDPLHDDQASYAEPRVFSCNYCKRKFYSSQALGGHQNAHKRERTLAKRGQKIAAHILASAEAFGHSLHQHQHQHYPSMASLPLHGANYNNRSLGIQAHSMIQKPSHKSSSGGFWEPQGWSRPLIDQQPAVGNFHTAVGSLSRGSVGKFGLLARTMNGSPACDDEFSGFWSADGTALYRTNQEEMKKLDLSLKL; encoded by the coding sequence ATGGAAACAAGAAGGAAGGAGCCATGTAATAGCATCTTCTCTGCTAATCAAGAGGCTTATCCatgtccaaatacaccacagcAATACCCAGAAGAAAACAAGCACCTGGGAGTTACAGAAGAGGATGAAGGTCATGAAAAGGAGACGACAAAGCTAGATATCTTCTTAGATCTGAATGTCTGTAGTCATGAGGATCAGTCCGATCGTGGGTTTGACGCTGAGCTCAATCTCATTGATTGCTTGGACGTGGGTTCATCTCAGAATATTCCATCATCAGAAACTGATCCCCTGCATGATGATCAGGCTTCTTATGCCGAGCCACGAGTTTTCTCTTGCAActattgcaaaagaaaattttatagttCACAAGCACTAGGAGGCCACCAAAATGCCCACAAAAGAGAGAGGACTCTAGCAAAAAGAGGACAAAAGATAGCAGCACACATATTGGCCTCCGCAGAAGCTTTTGGGCATTCCCTCCACCAGCACCAGCACCAACACTACCCAAGCATggcttctcttcctcttcatgGTGCTAATTATAATAACAGATCGCTTGGAATTCAGGCGCATTCTATGATCCAAAAGCCTTCTCACAAATCATCTTCAGGTGGGTTCTGGGAACCTCAGGGCTGGTCAAGACCCCTCATTGACCAGCAACCAGCAGTTGGGAATTTTCACACAGCAGTAGGATCGCTTTCGCGAGGCAGCGTTGGTAAATTTGGCTTGCTAGCAAGAACGATGAATGGTTCTCCAGCCTGTGATGATGAATTTAGTGGATTTTGGTCTGCAGATGGTACTGCTCTTTACAGGACTAATCAAGAGGAGATGAAGAAGCTTGACTTGTCTCTCAAGCTTTAA
- the LOC109012846 gene encoding deSI-like protein At4g17486, protein MLCRMVSLAKKKRKGTVPVYLNVYDLTPINGYAYWLGLGVYHSGVQVHDVEYAFGAHDHGTSGVFEVEPKRCPGFTFRKSILIGRTDLGPKEVRAFMEKLAEGYCGNTYHLITKNCNHFCNDVCTRLTGKPIPRWVNRLARLGSFCNCVLPAGVSEAKVRQVKSGDRVYEGEKKKFRSHSSRFASSANPPPPSIRSARQSHYIPPSSSLIHSSSISTLTLKL, encoded by the exons ATGTTGTGTAGAATGGTATCGCTGgcgaagaagaaaaggaaaggaacaGTGCCAGTTTATCTCAATGTTTACGATCTGACGCCGATTAATGGCTACGCGTACTGGCTCGGCCTTGGGGTCTACCATTCCGGCGTGCAag TTCACGATGTTGAATACGCATTTGGAGCACACGATCATGGAACTTCAGGGGTTTTTGAAGTGGAACCAAAGCGTTGTCCTGGTTTCACATTCAGGAAATCGATATTGATAGGAAGAACTGATCTAGGTCCCAAGGAGGTCCGTGCCTTTATGGAGAAATTAGCTGAAGGGTACTGTGGAAACACTTACCATCTTATCACGAAAAACTGCAACCATTTCTGCAATGACGTGTGTACCAGATTGACAGGAAAACCCATTCCTAGGTGGGTCAACAGACTCGCCCGACTTG GTTCTTTCTGCAATTGTGTCCTTCCGGCAGGTGTCAGTGAAGCAAAAGTTCGGCAAGTTAAATCGGGAGATAGGGTTTATgaaggagagaagaagaaattccGGAGCCATTCAAGTAGGTTTGCATCTTCTGCTAATCCTCCACCTCCTTCAATAAGAAGTGCCAGACAGAGCCATTATATCCCTCCATCTTCCTCTTTGATTCATTCGTCTTCAATTTCAACCTTGACTTTAAAGCTTTAA
- the LOC109012845 gene encoding uncharacterized protein LOC109012845 → MSQSSSSSLPSCFRPSTINKDNKRSPPISAGNPNLATCGLYHTPLGLFSLTWSRSLLGHSLHLDLLHHHHHPFDSPDPSLPSQFSFHLHLKPFIFWKKHGTKKLNSNTQIFWDLTKSKFGSGTEPRSGFYIAVVVENEMALLVGDCTKEAYAKTKARKPNSAQVLVLKREHVVANKIYTTTARFGGRMRDIKIDCGYDNDTRLCFSVDNKKVLQIKRLKWKFRGNERIEVDGVPVHISWDVYNWLFKKDNEDGCAVFMFRFEEEQEQEEKEKDKEANSLNEKNGMALWAQQSWGYGLSRVEWRKSLSSSSTSMSSSGGSSGGSSVMEWASAEETELGGPSGFSLVVYAWKR, encoded by the coding sequence atgTCTCAAAGCTCCTCATCCTCCTTACCCTCTTGCTTCCGCCCATCAACTATTAATAAGGACAATAAGCGCTCTCCGCCCATCTCCGCCGGAAACCCTAACCTCGCTACCTGTGGCCTCTACCACACTCCCCTCGGCCTCTTTTCCCTCACTTGGTCTCGCTCCCTCCTCGGCCACTCTCTCCATCTcgatctcctccaccaccatcaccaCCCTTTTGACTCTCCTGATCCTTCTCTTCCTTCCCAATTCTCTTTCCATCTCCACCTCAAACCTTTCATCTTCTGGAAAAAGCATGGGACCAAGAAGCTCAACTCCAACACCCAAATCTTTTGGGACCTGACCAAATCCAAGTTCGGGTCCGGAACCGAACCCCGTTCCGGATTTTACATCGCCGTAGTTGTTGAGAATGAAATGGCCCTCCTTGTTGGCGACTGCACCAAAGAAGCCTACGCCAAAACCAAAGCCCGGAAGCCTAACAGTGCCCAAGTTCTCGTCTTGAAAAGAGAGCATGTCGTTGCCAACAAAATATACACCACGACAGCAAGATTTGGAGGCAGAATGAGGGATATAAAAATAGACTGCGGCTACGACAATGATACCAGACTCTGTTTCAGCGTGGATAACAAAAAGGTCTTGCAGATAAAGCGTCTAAAGTGGAAATTCAGAGGAAATGAGAGAATTGAAGTCGATGGAGTGCCCGTACATATATCGTGGGACGTCTACAACTGGTTGTTCAAGAAAGACAACGAAGATGGGTGCGCTGTTTTCATGTTCAGGtttgaagaagaacaagaacaagaagaaaaagaaaaagacaaggaGGCGAATTCTTTGAATGAGAAGAATGGGATGGCTTTGTGGGCGCAACAGAGCTGGGGTTATGGGTTGAGTAGGGTCGAGTGGAGGAAGAGCTTGTCGTCGTCGTCGACATCAATGTCTTCGTCGGGTGGATCATCGGGAGGAAGTTCGGTTATGGAGTGGGCTAGCGCGGAGGAGACTGAGTTAGGTGGTCCATCTGGGTTTTCTTTGGTTGTTTATGCTTGGAAGAGGTGA